From the genome of Arthrobacter russicus:
TGGTGGGGCGCCGAGGAACTCGGCTTGCTGGGGTCCTTCGATTACGTCGGGAACCTGACTTTCGAACAACAGTTGGACATCGCGCTGTACATGAACTTCGACATGATCGGGTCGCCCAACGCCGGATATTTCGTCAACGGCGACAACCCGGACCCGAATGCCCAGGAACCGCTGGGCTCGAAGAGCATCGCGAAAGTCTTCGCCGATTACATGCAGAGCGCCAAGGGCGTGGTGCCGGAAAAGGGCCCACTGGGCGGTGGCACGGACCACGTGCCGTTTGCCCGGGCGGGCATTGCCTCGGCCGGGCTGTTCACCGGGGTGAACAACCTGATGAGCGAGGAGCAGGCGAAGAAGTGGGGTGGCCAGGCGAATCAGCCCTATGACCCCAACTACCATCAGCGCGGTGACAATCTGAACAACATCAACCGCACGGCGATCGGAGTGAATTCTTCGACGATGGCCTGGGGCGTCGGCACGTTCGCGATGGATACTGCCGAAGTCAACGGGATTCCGCCGCGGGAACAGCGTGCCAATGCGCAGCGTTCGCTGATGCGGTCGCCTGGCGGGGCCGAGGCCTTTCCGGTGAACGATCCCAGCCGGGGCAGGACACCGGTTTCCTGATCAGCCCAAGCGCTGAAGCATGCGGCCCGAGCCGCTGCGGCGTTCATCCGCCGCAGCGGCTCCGGGTCAGACCAGCGAGTCCTGCCAGGCGCCGTGCAGAGTGGCGAAGCGGCCGCCACCGGCAATCAGATCGGCCGGAGATCCGTCCTCGACGATCTCGCCGTCGTGCACCACCAGCACCCGGTCGGCGATCTCCACGGTGGAGAGCCGGTGCGCGATGATGATCGCGGTCCGCGAGGATCCGGTGACCGATCCGAGCAGCTTCTTCAGGCCCTGCTGCACGATCCGTTCCGAGGGGATGTCCAGCGAGGCGGTGGCTTCGTCGAGGATCAGCACGGCCGGCGCGGCGAGGAACGCCCGGGCAAAGGAGAGCAGTTGCCGTTGCCCGGCGGAGACCCGGCCGCCGCGTTTGTTCACATCCGTGTCATAGCCCTCCGGCAACGCCATGATGAAATCGTGCGCGCCGACGGCCTTCGCTGCGGCTTCGATCTCTTCGCGGCTCGCCGAGGGTTTACCCAAGGCGATGTTCTCCGCGACCGATCCGCTGAACAGGAAGGCTTCCTGGGTCACCATCACGATCGCCCGGCGTAGATCTTCCGAGCTGAGCCGGTCCAGCGGCACGCCGTCCAGCCTCAACGAGCCTTTGGAAACGTCATAGAACCGGGCCACGAGTTTGGCCAAGGTGGATTTTCCGGCCCCGGTCTGCCCGACGACGGCGACGGTTTGGCCGGCCGGAATGGTCAAGTCCAAGTGCGGCATGACCAGCGGTCCGTCGCCGTACCGGAATTCGACGCCGTCGAACACCAATTCGCCGCGCGGCTCAGACAAGGCGATCGGGTGTTTCGGCGGGCGTACCGTGGGTACTTCTTCGAGCAACCCGGAGACCTTTTCCAATGCGGCCTGCGCGGATTGGAACGAGGTGTAGAACATCGCCATCTGGTCCACCGGGGAGAAGAACCGCTTGGTGGCCAGGATCAAGGCGAGCAGAGCACCCACTTCTAGGCCGCCGGAAAGCACCCGGAAGCCACCCAGCAGGAGCACCACGGCCACGGCGACATTGCCGATCAGGATCAGCCCGGGCTGGAAGATGCCGTTCAGGTTGATCGAGGTCACGGTGACCTTGCGGTAGTCCTCGGAGAGCTCGGTGTACTTGGCATTGTTCGCGCGTTCGCGGCGGAAGGCTTTGACCGCGCGGATGCCGGTCATGGTCTCCACGAAGTTCACGATCAGCTTCGCGGAGACCACCCGGGACGCCCGGAAAGCCACTTGCGAGCGCTTCTGATACCAGCGGGAGAGGAAGAACATCGGAATCGCGGCAAGCAGAATCACGATCCCGGTCGGCCAATCCAGGGTGAAAATGCTGATCGCGGTGAACACCATGAAGATCACCCCGGAGGCCAATGAGGCGACGCCGGAGTCCAGCAATTCGCGCAAGGCTTCCAAATCGGAAGTCTGCCGGGAGATGATCCGCCCGGAGGTGTACTTTTCATGGAATTCCAGGCTCAACCGCTGGGTGTGCTGGAAGACCCGGCGGCGCAGGTCCAGCAGCATCGCCTGGCTCAACTGCGCCGTCGTGGTGACGTATCCGGCGGTCATCCAGGCGGTCAGGGCCGCGGCCAACACGTAGCCGCCGCCGGTGATCAGGATCTGTGCCGGATTTCCCTGCTGCAGGGCCGGCAGCGCGTGGTCGATGCCGAAGGCGATCAGCAACGGCCCGAGCACCCGGGTGGCTTGGGAGAACACCACGAGGATGACGGTCAGGATGAATTTGCCGCGCACCGGTCGGATCAGCGAACCCAACAGGCGCAGCGAGCGGGCGCGCACTGCCTTGGAGTCGGCGCGGTTGAGGCTGAC
Proteins encoded in this window:
- a CDS encoding ABC transporter ATP-binding protein, producing the protein MSIGTADEDRVSLNRADSKAVRARSLRLLGSLIRPVRGKFILTVILVVFSQATRVLGPLLIAFGIDHALPALQQGNPAQILITGGGYVLAAALTAWMTAGYVTTTAQLSQAMLLDLRRRVFQHTQRLSLEFHEKYTSGRIISRQTSDLEALRELLDSGVASLASGVIFMVFTAISIFTLDWPTGIVILLAAIPMFFLSRWYQKRSQVAFRASRVVSAKLIVNFVETMTGIRAVKAFRRERANNAKYTELSEDYRKVTVTSINLNGIFQPGLILIGNVAVAVVLLLGGFRVLSGGLEVGALLALILATKRFFSPVDQMAMFYTSFQSAQAALEKVSGLLEEVPTVRPPKHPIALSEPRGELVFDGVEFRYGDGPLVMPHLDLTIPAGQTVAVVGQTGAGKSTLAKLVARFYDVSKGSLRLDGVPLDRLSSEDLRRAIVMVTQEAFLFSGSVAENIALGKPSASREEIEAAAKAVGAHDFIMALPEGYDTDVNKRGGRVSAGQRQLLSFARAFLAAPAVLILDEATASLDIPSERIVQQGLKKLLGSVTGSSRTAIIIAHRLSTVEIADRVLVVHDGEIVEDGSPADLIAGGGRFATLHGAWQDSLV